The Fervidobacterium sp. sequence TTTGACAGTTCCAAAAGGAGCATGTTTGCTCGCAATTTTCGTAAGCTCATCTATATCACTCTTTGTAAATCCTACCTCATTTAACGTGACAGGTGCCCCCATTGAAGAGTACAACTTTTTAAGTTCTTCTATTGTGGTTTCAGGCGTTATCTCTCCGTTTAACTCAAGGACATTTTTACCAAATTTAATTAACTTTTCCGATATTTTATCTTTGACATACGTCATCCAAGCTGGAAAAACAATTGCAAGTCCTGCACCATGAGCAACATCAGGATTTAAAGCGCTGATCGCATGTTCAAGCTCGTGCGAGGACCAATCTCCTCCGTTGGTACCTATGCCCGTTAGGCCGTTAAGTGCAAGTGTAGTGGCAAGACAGAAGTTGGCACGCGCTTCATAATTTTCCGCTTCTCTCAGTATAATTTGCGTAGTTTGAATAAGCGTTTTAATTATACTCTCATCGACTTTGTCTATCAGGGTGCTACCTGATGTATCGAAATAATATTCCATAACATGACTAATAGCATCGATAGCACCGTACACTACTTGTTCTTTTGGGAGCGTAAATTGCGTTGTTGGATCTACTATAGATACAACAGGATAAACGTGCTTTGAACTGAAGTAAAACTTCTCCTTTGTCTGTTCATTTGTAACAACAGCATTTCCGTTCATTTCTGTACCCGTTGCAGACATTGTTAATATCACGTAGAGTGGAAGTGCTTTCCTAACATTATACTTTCCTACGAAAGCATCCCATATATCGCCCTCATAGTAAAATCCTGCAGCTATTGCTTTTGCACTATCAACAACACTTCCTCCACCAACTGCAAGAATAGCCTGAACGTTGTTTTGTCTTGCAACCTCTATAGCTTCATGTACCTTCGATAGTACAGGGTTTGGTCGAACACCGGATACTTCCACTTTTTCCACACCATTTTCAATCAGCGATCTGACAACTCTTTCGTATACACCATTCCTCTTTATCGAACCACTTCCATAGAGCAAAAGTACCTTCTTTATGCCATCTTTCTTAAGGTATTCACCTATCTTTTCCACTGTACCTTTCCCAAAGACTAGTTTTGTCGGATTATGAAACACAAAATTTTCCACTTTGTTCACCCCCACTTTTTGAAATTCTTATACATGATCAGTATTTATCATTATACCACCAAGTCTTCTCAAAATCAAAAATAGGTAGGCAAAAAGCCTACCTATTTTTCTCGTTTATTATCTTTGATACATTGACCTATTTAGTTTCAATAAAGAACTTTTCATCTGGAACTTTCGGCATACCCTCTGGATAAAGCTCATTAAGCCTTCTTAAATAATTAAGCACTTCCTCTTTGCAGTCCTTTGAAGATACATAGTTGTACTGACTTCTTGAGAGAGAGGTTTTCAACACATTAGTTGGAATACCTAATTGTTTACTCGTTATTTCAACAGCTTTATCTATGTTATTGTAAGACCAGTTTAGGCTTGCAATGAAAGATTTCTCAAAGAGCCTTACTGTATTTAAGTAATCCTGCAACTTTCCAGTCACAAATATTCCGGTTATAGGAATACCATATTTGGTTCCACTGGCTTTGTTCCATTCGTCCTGTAAGTCAAGGATTATTTTTCCTTTTGACAGTGTCATCGTTACGAAAGGTTCGGGAATCGCCGCTAATCTTATCTTACCTGAGTTAAATAGTGATACTATTTCCTGAGGCTGTGCGTACGCAAATGTAACGTCTTTATCTGGTTCCAACCCGTTTTTGACAAGTAAATATCTCATCACAACATCGGCAGTTTGACCCCGTCCGTGAGCAGTGTATATCTTCTCACCCTTTAGGCTTTGATAATTTTTAAATTCAAAATCGGTTGAAGCAACGACATAAAATAATCGCCAACTGTATACACCAACAAGTCTTACGTCAATACCTTTTGTATACAAATTTGCAGCAAATGTTACTGGTAAAGCTGCAAAGTTCACTTTCTTAGATACAATATAGGCCGTAGCCTCATCGAGTGTCTTCCAAAACCTCATATCAAGTGCGATATCGGTTTTAACCTCTTTACCAATCAGCCCAGCTACAGGGAAGATCGTTGGACCAAAAGGATTGATAAAACTTACTGCATAGATCCAGATGGAAAGAAAAATCATAGCAAGTACGAAAAACTTTTTAGTCATACACTCCACCTCCTCATAATTTCCGATAGTATAGCTGATTCCATTTTTTGAAATTCTTCAGATAGTGCATTCTTTGGTATGTGTTTTGTCTTAAATTCTCCAATTATTCTGCTTGGTTTATCACTAAGTAATATAATTCTATCTGCTAACAAGAGCGCTTCACGTATATCGTGAGTAACAAGGATCATCGAAAAATTTCCTATTTTTCTTTTTTCTATAATATCTTCTATTATTGAAAGCTTCATATGGACATCCAAAGAAGCAAAAGGTTCATCCAAAAACAAAACTTCTGGATCTGAGATTAAAGCCCTTGCCAAGTTCACCCTTTGCTTCATACCGCCACTGAGCTTTGAAGGTAAGTAATGAGCAAAGTTTTCCAGACTAAATGTCTTGAGAATGGAAAGAGCCCTTTGTTCATCATTATAAACAAACAAAATATTTTCAAGTACATTTTTCCAAGGTATCAATCTTGGCTCTTGAAAAACATAACCTATCTTTGAAAAGTATTTTTGTATATATCCATTGTAGTTTTTGTCAATCCCTGCTACGATTTTTAAGAGTGTTGTCTTTCCACAACCAGATGGACCAAGAAACGCTACTGATTCGCCTTTAAGTAGCTCAAAAGATAAATTTTCTATAACTTTTAGTTTTCCAAAGAATTTTTCCAGATTTTTAACACTCAATATTACATCATTCACACTAATTCCCAATTCTTAAGTAACCTCCTTACAAGCCTATGAACAATGCTTTCTACAATCAATCCTATAGTTATTATTACGATTGTGTAAGCATAAACTTTTTCGACAGAAACAGACTGCCTTGCCCAAGCTATCAGCACACCAATCCCTTTTTCCCCACACATATATTCTGCAACAACAACAACCTTCCACACATTTCCAATGACAACCTGAAGTGTTGAAACAAATTGAGGGATTATTGAACCAAGATACACATCCTTCAAGATCCTACTTTTTCGTACATTGTAGACATGTGCCATCTCGATAAGTCTTTTGTCAGTTGTCTGGATACCAACTGCTGTTGATAAAATTGCGTGCGGAAGCAACGATAGAAAGCTAACAACAACAGGTCCAGTCCAACCAATACCCCAAATGAACATCACAAGCGCAAGCCAGGTTACTATTGGAAATGCTTGCATGAACAGTATAAAAGGTCGTGAGATCTCATAGAGAATATCGTTCAGACCAACCAAGAAACCTAACACCACACCAACAAAAACTACAGAAAAAAGCACAACCAATACCTTTGACAATGTTTGTACCAAGTTCATCCAGAAAATTTGTTTAGTTATTTCATCTGCTATCGTCAAAAAAACACTCAAAGGATTGGGTAGTATCAACTGTGAATTGATAAGATATGATGCAATTGTCCAGATGAAAAATATAAATAATATGCCGACAATATAATTAGCTTTTTCTACCAATGTTTATCTCCTTTCATTTAGGATTATTCAAATCGTCCTCTAAGTTTGTAATGTATGAAAAAATTGACATGGTATAAACAAATTTGATATAATATTAAAGGTACAAGTTTCGGTTTCGTATTTACTTTTTATTGAATTCCATTAAAGGAGGTGTATCTCATGGCAAGAGATATTACAGTGAGAACGGTTATGGCTGTCTTGGTTGACAAAAGAGAACAAGCCGCTGTTGAAGTACAAAAACTTTTAACAGAGTATGGTTGTTATATAAAAACAAGGCTTGGTCTTCATGAAGGTGCAGGTCAATATTGTTCGCCAGTTGGTTTAATTATACTAGAGCTTGTTGACGATGAAACAAAGCATGATGAGCTTTGCCAAAAGTTAAACCAAATTGATGGTGTAACGGCCAAGTACATGAAACTTGAGCTGTGAACAAATGATCTATTAAAATTTTCAAAGACAACGTATGATAACAAAATGGTCAGCGGTACGCTGACCACTTATTTTTATTATACCATATTGGAAATGTATCCAGATTTTCGATAGCCGTAACCTTCCCCTACTTTTAAACCTAAACCTTTTATCATTGTCCTTGTGCACTCAACACACGCAGTGTCTTTTTCAAACAAACATATTTTTCCCGGGTAAAGTGAATAATTGGGTCTGTAAGGATTCGGTGTTAAATTCGGCATTATTACATTGGCGCCGTATTTCAAACCGAGCTGCCTTCCAAATGGATTTATAGAACCAAGTGCTGTTGTGGCAGGTATATTAGCAGTTGGTATTATTATCCTTGCAAGTGCAATCATCTTAAGTGTTGTATACAAATCACCGCCACCTTGATTTGCTAAGGGTGTATCGGGATTAGGTATAAACGGTCCTATACCTATCATATCTGCATCAAGTTCTTTTAAAAAAGCAAGATCGAGCGCCAGATCGTAATATGTCTGACCAGGAAGACCAACCATACAGCCTGCACCAGTTTCGTAACCAAGGCGTTTCAATTCAAAAAGATGTGCTTTTCTGCTTTCAAATGAATCACCAGGGTGCAGCTTAGCATAAAGTGATTTAGAAGCCGTTTCATGACGCATTAGATATCTATCAGCTCCAAATTCTTTCCAGATTCTATACTCTTCAAAAGTACGTTCTCCTATACTCAAAGTTATTGCAACGTCCAATTTCTTTATTTCGGTTATCAAAGTATTTATCATTTCTGTTGTGTAATACGGATCTTCCCCTGATTGAAGGACAATAGTTTTAATACCAAGCCTTGCAATAAGTTTTGCCCTTTCTATAATTTCCTCCAGGCTCATCCGGTAACGAACAAGATTCTTATTCTCTGATCTAAGACCACAGTACAGACAACGTTGAGAACAATAATTAGAAAATTCAATAATAGCTCTTAAGTGGACTTCTTCACCAACATATTTTTTTCTTATCTCGTCAGCTTTCTGAAATATTTCTTCGTTGTGTTTATTTGTACTAAGCAGATAGGTAATATAGTCTAAATTCACGCTTTGAATTTTTTCAAGCTCTATCATACAACCACCTCAGGTTATTTTTTTAAGTAGTAAGTAATGAAGTTAGAAATCTCTGTCAGTACTTCGGAACCTTTTAATTCCTTTTGTGAAAAAACAACATATTTATCATCCTCGTAAACTATAAAGCCTTCTGTGTAACTTTCTTGTCCAGCTCTTGCTATACAAGATAATCTCTTACCTATTTTTTCACAGATCCAAACTTTTGTGTTGAATCTTTCGGCAATCGGGGAGAGTAATTTACTGAGTTTTTCAAAATCTGACATCGCGCTCACCACGTTCAATTCTTTCAAGGTACTTAATCACGAGTTCTTTATTGTTAATCTTTTCGATTTCTTCTTGGATTAGCTTGTTACCAAGTGTTTTCGTTTGCTCTGAAGCATAGTCATTTAAGTATTCTTTTAGCGTAAATAGTGCATTCGGAGTACAGAACCTTTTAACAAAACCAGGAATAGCAAATTCCATAAAGTGTTCACCCGTTCGTCCCATTCTGTAGCAAGCAGTACAGAATGATGGTATATAACCTTCTTGGAGTAAATCATATATAACTTCTTCAAGCGACCGATTATCCCCGAGTATAAATTGACTTTTTCTGATCTTTTCTGGATCACTTTGTGAATAAGAGCCTATACCTATACTCGAACCACCATCTATTTGTGAAACTCCCATCTTAAGTACTTCTTTTCTAAGATGCGCTGGTTCTCGTGCTGTGAGGATCATACCAGTGTACGGTACAGCCAGTCTTATTATTGCAACTAATTTCTTGAAATCATCATCACTGACCTTAGCTGGTGGATTATAACTTAATTCACTACCAAGTGCTGGTTCAATCCTCGGGAACGATATCGTGTGGGGGCCCACACCAAATCGCTCTTCTAAATGAATTGTATGATAAATTAGTCCCATGACCTCATATTTCCAATTATATAAACCGAAGAGTGCGCCTATACCAACATCGTCTATACCAGCAAGCATCGCTCTGTCAAGACCGTATAACCGCCAAGCATAATTTGACTTTGGTCCTCTTGGGTGTAATTTTTTATACGTTGGTTGATGGTAAGTTTCTTGGAAAATTTGAAACGTTCCGATACCAGCTTCCTTTATGATCTTGTAACCTTCCACTGTTTGTGGAGCAGCATTCACATTTACTCTTCTTATCTCACCATTTCCAACTTTTGTATCGTAAATTATTCTTATAGTTTCCGCAATAAACTCCGGACTATATCTTGGATGTTCACCATAGACAACTATCAAACGTTTGTGTCCTTTCGACACAAGTGCTTCTACTTCTCTTCTTAGTTCTTCAAATGTTAGTGTCTTTCTATAAACTTCTGAGTTTGAATTTCTGAAACCACAGTATACACAGTCGTTAACACAATCGTTCCCTATGTAAAGTGGTGCAAAAAGTACTATCCTGTTACCGTATATCCTCTCTTTCAACGTTCTTGCCGCATGAAAAATCTCTTCAAGTAGCTTTTCGTCTTCAACATTAAGAAGTGTCGCAACTTCATCGGGTTCCAGCCTATTTTTGTTGAGAGACTTTTCAAGAATTTCCCTGACTTTCACTTTATCAGGCGATTTCGTAACTTCGAGTAACTCAAATATCTCTGCCTCTGGAATAAATGTTTTTTCATTGTCTATTTCTTTTGTGAACACATACATAAAAATACCTCCTTCATTTAATAAAATCATGTCTGTAGATTAGATAAGATAAAAGAGCCTTTAATAATTATTAATTTCAGTTCATTGATCGAGTTAAAATCTTTATCAAGCAAAGAAACAAAAATATAACAAACATCTTTGATCAATTCACCGCTATACTTTTAACTTTTACTCCTTTTATATTTCCAAGTTTTCCCGTGAATGAACCAATAATATCATTCGTCGCTTTTACTATTAAAAAAACAATCGCTATATTTTCATCTGGAACTGGATATCCAACCCTCAATCTAATAATCTCCGAATACTGATGTAATAATTCATTGACCTTTGAATACGCATTTTCCCTGTCGGTAACTATGATATCGATGGTGTAGTACCTTTCTCCCACATTAATCCCTCCATTATCCTTATGATCAAAAAATTAAATCCCCTTCCCTTGTGTACCAAGGAAAGGGGATAATTTTAGAAAGAAAACAAAAATTCGCACTCAACTCTCCCCTTTCCTTGGTGTCAGAAATGATTCCTCCACCTCAGAAAGATGTGTAATCCGATTATATGAGAAAATATTCACATGCTTTCGTATCTATTTTACTACGAAATATAAAAAAATCTACAGTCAAATATTTGAAAATGTCAAAACTTATCATCAATTATCATCAAATAAATGAAAAATATTTTAGCTATCTCAATGTTCATCTTTGTGCTATAATATGTAAAAAACTCAACTGAGAGAGAATGTCTAAATGGCAATCTTGATTGAAAAAGTTAACCACTTTGACGAAATAACAAAAAATTTAGCTTATGCGTAGTTGAAAACAAAAGCAGAACTTCAAAAATTCAAAAATGAGATGAATACACTCAAAGATGAATGACAACTTTATGAAAGCTCCAAAGATGAAATGAGCGGGTTCAAAGACTGATGTAAGAATACAACATAAAAAGACTCATGAAAGGTGAGAAAACTCTGGGGTGACTTGAAAAAAATATGAACACCTGTTGAAAATATATTCGCTCCATCAATTGACATCGTAATTGAGAAGTACTTTAAAGTAAAGCTTGATGATGTTAGTATGAATAGATTGATTAGCAAAGGTCAAGATACACTCAAGATAGATATTCTTGGTGTATCCCATGAAACAAAGAAAGCTTTTGTTTGGAGGTAAAAGAAGGTCCTGATCGTGTTGAATACGTAGAAAGATCCCAAGAAAGTCTATCTAGACTCAAAGAATCCTTACCATCCTTGGAGAATTATGAGATAGTAGGTATTTACGCAAGTTTAGACATGAGGGACTTTACGACTATCCAGCTTAACAATCGGGGAATTTATGCATTGATAATTCAAGCAGATATGTTTGAGATCCCAAATTCGATTAGTTTCGGTAAGGTTAAGAAACTAAAGCGGTGGAGTTCCACATCGTTTTAGTTTTAATAAGCAAATTCACTCGCGAGGTGCAGAGTTATTATATCCTTTGGTGGTGATTCTTATGCAAAAGAAGATTTTAACCCTTTCATTTTTCTTATTCGTCAATCTGCTATTCGCGGCTTTTGTAACATTCAAATCAGAAGTTTCTGTCTTTCCAGGTCCTGTGTTTATGAAGGATGTGATCGAAGAGACAGATATCGATACACCTACTCTCGAAAAAATTATTGTTGCTTATGTCTCAAGTAATTCAAAGTTGTCTTTAAATAAGAAGTATCTATTAAACTTATTGAAGCGTCATGTCGGGATTGTTGATACAAAACCTGATGATTTGCCAATTGTTATAATAGCAAGTAAACAAACAGTTGAAAGCAGCAAAAGCGATAGCAAGTACAATATTGTAACAAAAGATAAGGTTAACAGTATTGTGTTGCTTGAGTTGTACAAGAACTATCCCTCTGATACACAATTCAATTTAAAATGGCAATCAGGGAGTATTGTTGAACATGATGATTATGTTATTTCTATTCAAATTTCAAATAGAGCTTCACCTTTTGTACGAATAACATTACGAAGATCGGGTAAAGTAGTGGGTTATCTGACATTTCAGTACGAAGCTATACTTCTTAGGAAAGTTGCAGTCGCAAAAAGAAAGATAGAAAAGGAAGAAATTATAGGTGTAAATGATGTTGAATTTACAGTGATTAATGTGTACTCTATAGCCAAAATTCCAGTTTTGCCAGAAGATTTACCGGCTTTATCCGATAAGATTTTTCAAAAAGGCGAAATACTTGATGGTAAATACCTAAAAGATGTTCCTATAGTTGTCAAAGGGCAAATTTTAAAAGCTGTTAGTAATGTTGGCGGTGTGACTGTCTCAACCTTAGTACAATCTCTGGAGCATGGTTATGTTGGAAATGTTATAAGTGTAAAAAACCTCGATAGTGGAAAGATTTTAAGGGGTACTGTACAAGAAGATGGAACAATAATTGTTTTGGAGGTGAAGTAGTTGACTAGGAATGTTTTAGTTTTTTTATTCTTCGTGACTTTTACAATATTGTTCTCCTCTTCGCTTTATACAACATCTTCAAATAATCAATTCAAAAATTTGCTTGGAGAGTATAAAGCAACAAGAGTTGGTGATGCAATTACTATTGTGGTGTTTGAATCTCCACGGATTTCTACCTCATCTCAGGTCAATTCTCTCACAAATGCATTTATAAATGCTATAAACACTGGTACGAAACTTGTTGGACTCGACTTGAGTAAATATCTTCCAGCAAATCCTTCTCCAAATGACAAAAGGGATAATAAAAGTCAAGCCAATGCTGTAGTTCAATTGACAGCTGTTGTAAAACAAGTTGATGAGAGCGGTAAAATGTTTGTCGAAGGACGAAAACAGATAAAAGTAGGTAACGACTTAAGGGAAATAATCGTAACAGGTTGGGTGCATCCTCAGGCAATTAAACCAGGAAATATTGTAAATTCCACAGATTTGATAAACGCACAGATATGGGAAAACGGTAAGTTGGTTTTTCAAGATGATCCTCAACAAAGTACTTGGCTTGGATTGTTACTCTCAGCGATAGCCAGCTTCTTCAAATAAATTTAATAAAAAATGTGTTGGGAGTGATACAAGTGAAAAAAAGAATGCTTGTTTTGGCATCTTTGATTTTAATGTTTTTACTTCCTTCATTATCACTTTCAGTAAATGTTAGAATCAAAGATTTTGCCAAATTTAGAGGTGCTCGAGATAATCAGCTATTTGGAATTGGTCTTGTTGTTGGTTTGAATGGTACGGGTGACAGTGGGACGTTGAATTCAACATTACTTGCAAACATGATTAAAAACTTTGGGATAAACGTTAATCCCAACGATTTGAAGACACGTAATGCTGCCCTTGTTATGGTAGTTGCAGATATTCCAGCTTTTTATAAACCGGGAATGAGATTGGATGTTGAGATAGCAAGTATAAACGATGCAAAGAGTCTTAGAAATGGAATATTGCTACAAACGCCTCTTTATGGAGCAGATGGAAATGTATACGCCGTAGCTCAGGGACCTATCTCTGTGGGTGGCGAAGACGCGAAAGGTAGCGTTAATTTACAAAAAAGGTTTCCCGTTGTCGGCTATATACCAAATGGAGCCATTATTGAACGTGAAATACCATTTACAATAGTTGATTCTAACTCAGTAACTATATTAATTAACCGACCGGATTTTACGGTGGCAGCCAGGACTGCTTTGGCGATAAACACCAAGTTTGGGACCAACATCGCTAAAGCAATAGATAGTTCAAGTGTCAAAGTTGCTATACCAAAAACCTTTCTGGAAGATGTAATTTCATTCTTAGCATTACTTGAGGAGATAGAAGTTCCAATGGATGTAGCTGCTCAGGTAGTTATAAATGAAAGAACAGGAACAGTTGTTTTCGGAGGAGATGTAATCATATCTGACTTTGTGTTGTCCTATGGCAACTTTGTTATCACTATTGTAAACGGAAAAATAGAGGATAAAAAAGCAACAATAGGCAATTTAATAACTGCTTTGAAATCTCTCGGTGCTACTCCTCAAGACATAATAGCAATCGTACAAGAACTTCATAAAGCTGGTGTGATATTTGCACAGCTGAAAATAATGTAAAAGCGGAGATGTGGAGACGGAAAACATGGACTTAAGAATTAATTCTCAACAGTCTTTTAAAATAAATAACAACATTACGAAAATCATAGATCCAAAGTCCGAAGAGTACCAAAAGCAGCTTCGAAAAGTCTCGGAAGAATTTGCCGCTTGGTACATATACGAGGTTTTCAAAAAGATGTACAACACCGTTCAAAAAAGTGGCTTAATCCAAGAAAGTTTTGGAGAACGCTGGTTTCGGGAAATGTTACTTCAACAATACGCCCTTAAATCAGCGAAAACGGACTTGAAAGATCTATCTGAGATGATTTACAAAGCGTTAGGTGGCAAATTGAATGTGGAAGATATCCATTCAGCAAAAAATTCAGTAAATAGAAATGAAAATCTTAAATTACTGAATCTTTTCATTCTTCAAAATCAAAAATCTGGAGAGTGAAGGTGCTGATAATAATACATAATCATCTATCACGTCTACTAAAATGTATTGACTTCCAATTCGAGTAAGCGCACTTTTCAAGAAGTGCGCTTTTGTTTTTATTGAAAAGGACAAGTTAATTTCTATCTCCATACTTCCCCTGTAAGCAATTGGACCGTGCTGGGATACAACAACTAACTCCCCACTCCTTGTATACAGCTGAACATCAGAGAATCTTCCCAAGATAAGTGATCTTCTAAGTAACCTTTGAAGTTGTAAGCTGTTAATTCTCAGCTTGGGTTCAAATGATCGACAAAGATTTCTGATTCGATCTGGACTTTCTTCAGCCAAATCACCACAAAACGTATAATAGTTCGCCGCTTCTATATGTAATTTGAGTACCGAACCATCAAAATATATTGTCAATTCTTCAGTTTGCTCAGTATCTAATGCTTTAATGATGTGCCTTGACGAAACATACGGTATGCGAAGTGAAAATTCCCTGAATTCCTCATCTTTGTTTTCCAACTTAGATTCTGACTTTAATCTTACATAAGAAACAATTCCCATATGATGAGAAATGAACTCAACACCGTCCTTCGTTATAAAAAAATTTGTGTAACTTCCCTCTTCAAGAAAGCAAGAAACAAAATCAAGTTCATTGATAAACTTTTTTCTGGATAATCTTAATAATCTTATATGCAAATCCGAGATTTTTGGAAAACAAATTTCTTTTCCTGCATAATTAACGCGGAGTCTTAAGATTTCGTTCTGACATTTGAAAGTTATCATATTATCTTGAAATAGTAAATTTACTTTTCCATTAAGCTCCAGCGAAAATTGCTTTACCACATCAAGTGGTATCTCAAAAGGTTGGAATGTTTTTGGGAAAAGATATGGAGCCAAATCAAAATATCCGTATAAACAACCATCTGAGGCTAATAAATACAATTTACCCTCATATGAAAAAAGAGATATCTTCCTGTTTGATTGTTCGAGTGTGCCACAAACTTTATCAGCCTTTTTTAGAATGTCTTTAAGTTTTCCAGAATCAATCTCAATAGTGAACATTCCCATCCTTGTCTACCTTTCACCTGGTAATTTTCCATTATTTCATTCCCATCATTTCAAAGAAATTAGGTACAGGTTCTATTCTAAGAGTATCATATTTTCCTTCACGCAATTTTTCCATCCCCGCTCTTGCTATCATTGCCGCATTATCAGAGCAATATTCAAACGGTGGTGTATAAAAATTAAACTCATTAGAATATTGCTGAATTTTTTCCCTTAACCTACTATTTGCGGCCACACCTCCTGCTATAACTATGTCTTTGATTTCATTATCTTTTGCCGCTTTAATTACCTTGTAGATCAGTACATCTATCATTGCCTCTTGTGCACTTGCTGCCAAGTCGGCAATTGGCAGATTTTCTGCGTTGTATCCTTCTTTCGCTAATCTTTTCACTTCATAAAGTACGGCAGTCTTAAGTCCAGAAAAGCTGAAATTGTAATCAGAGTCATACATCTTTGGTCTTGGAAAATTAAAAGAGCTGGGATCGCCATACTTTGAAATTTTGTCTATCTCTGGTCCTCCAGGATAACCAAGTCCAAGAATCCGTGCAATCTTGTCAAAAGCTTCTCCAACAGCATCATCAACACTTCTTCCTAAGATCTCAACTTCATTTTGAACAGATACTTTCAAAATCAACGTATGTCCGCCTGAAACCATTAGTACTATATATGGAGGGTTTAGGTTAGGATAGACAAAATAATTTGCATAAACATGACCTATGATATGATTAACACCAACAATTGGTTTATTAAACCTAAGGGCGAGCCCTTTTGCAAAAGATATACCAACAAGTAACGCACCAATCAAGCCTGGACCTTGTGTTACAGCTATACCATCTATCTTTGATAAATCCACCTCTGCTTCGTTCAGAAGTTGCAAGAAAAGAAGAGGGAGCTTCTTAAGATGCTCCCTTGCAGCTATTTCAGGTACAACACCACCAAATTTTTTATGAGTTTGTATTTGAGAATAAACGAGATTTGATAATACCTTATTATCTTCAACAAGAGCAATTGATGTTTCATCACAACTTGTTTCTATTCCAAGAACTAACATTTGATCACCTTTTTCAAAGTTTATCGATCTTAAGCAGACTGTTTCATATAGATTTTTGGTCTTTCCCTTTTAGTAACACACTCTTCTGTAACGATGACTTTTTCAACGGCTTTCAAATCTGGAATATCGAACATGATATCAATCATTACTTCTTCAAAAACGCTTTTCAAAGCTCTTGCACCAGTTCCTCTGCGTAAAGCTTCTTTCGCTATTGCGTATAACGCACCTTGATCAACCTCAAGAGTTACACCGTCTATCTCAAAGAGCTTTCTGTATTGTTTTAAGACAGCATTCTTTGGTTCCTTTAATATCTTCACA is a genomic window containing:
- a CDS encoding iron-containing alcohol dehydrogenase — translated: MENFVFHNPTKLVFGKGTVEKIGEYLKKDGIKKVLLLYGSGSIKRNGVYERVVRSLIENGVEKVEVSGVRPNPVLSKVHEAIEVARQNNVQAILAVGGGSVVDSAKAIAAGFYYEGDIWDAFVGKYNVRKALPLYVILTMSATGTEMNGNAVVTNEQTKEKFYFSSKHVYPVVSIVDPTTQFTLPKEQVVYGAIDAISHVMEYYFDTSGSTLIDKVDESIIKTLIQTTQIILREAENYEARANFCLATTLALNGLTGIGTNGGDWSSHELEHAISALNPDVAHGAGLAIVFPAWMTYVKDKISEKLIKFGKNVLELNGEITPETTIEELKKLYSSMGAPVTLNEVGFTKSDIDELTKIASKHAPFGTVKELHYDDIRRIYEIAF
- a CDS encoding ABC transporter substrate-binding protein; the protein is MTKKFFVLAMIFLSIWIYAVSFINPFGPTIFPVAGLIGKEVKTDIALDMRFWKTLDEATAYIVSKKVNFAALPVTFAANLYTKGIDVRLVGVYSWRLFYVVASTDFEFKNYQSLKGEKIYTAHGRGQTADVVMRYLLVKNGLEPDKDVTFAYAQPQEIVSLFNSGKIRLAAIPEPFVTMTLSKGKIILDLQDEWNKASGTKYGIPITGIFVTGKLQDYLNTVRLFEKSFIASLNWSYNNIDKAVEITSKQLGIPTNVLKTSLSRSQYNYVSSKDCKEEVLNYLRRLNELYPEGMPKVPDEKFFIETK
- a CDS encoding ABC transporter ATP-binding protein; protein product: MGISVNDVILSVKNLEKFFGKLKVIENLSFELLKGESVAFLGPSGCGKTTLLKIVAGIDKNYNGYIQKYFSKIGYVFQEPRLIPWKNVLENILFVYNDEQRALSILKTFSLENFAHYLPSKLSGGMKQRVNLARALISDPEVLFLDEPFASLDVHMKLSIIEDIIEKRKIGNFSMILVTHDIREALLLADRIILLSDKPSRIIGEFKTKHIPKNALSEEFQKMESAILSEIMRRWSV
- a CDS encoding ABC transporter permease subunit, with product MVEKANYIVGILFIFFIWTIASYLINSQLILPNPLSVFLTIADEITKQIFWMNLVQTLSKVLVVLFSVVFVGVVLGFLVGLNDILYEISRPFILFMQAFPIVTWLALVMFIWGIGWTGPVVVSFLSLLPHAILSTAVGIQTTDKRLIEMAHVYNVRKSRILKDVYLGSIIPQFVSTLQVVIGNVWKVVVVAEYMCGEKGIGVLIAWARQSVSVEKVYAYTIVIITIGLIVESIVHRLVRRLLKNWELV
- the hydE gene encoding [FeFe] hydrogenase H-cluster radical SAM maturase HydE, translated to MIELEKIQSVNLDYITYLLSTNKHNEEIFQKADEIRKKYVGEEVHLRAIIEFSNYCSQRCLYCGLRSENKNLVRYRMSLEEIIERAKLIARLGIKTIVLQSGEDPYYTTEMINTLITEIKKLDVAITLSIGERTFEEYRIWKEFGADRYLMRHETASKSLYAKLHPGDSFESRKAHLFELKRLGYETGAGCMVGLPGQTYYDLALDLAFLKELDADMIGIGPFIPNPDTPLANQGGGDLYTTLKMIALARIIIPTANIPATTALGSINPFGRQLGLKYGANVIMPNLTPNPYRPNYSLYPGKICLFEKDTACVECTRTMIKGLGLKVGEGYGYRKSGYISNMV
- the hydG gene encoding [FeFe] hydrogenase H-cluster radical SAM maturase HydG; protein product: MYVFTKEIDNEKTFIPEAEIFELLEVTKSPDKVKVREILEKSLNKNRLEPDEVATLLNVEDEKLLEEIFHAARTLKERIYGNRIVLFAPLYIGNDCVNDCVYCGFRNSNSEVYRKTLTFEELRREVEALVSKGHKRLIVVYGEHPRYSPEFIAETIRIIYDTKVGNGEIRRVNVNAAPQTVEGYKIIKEAGIGTFQIFQETYHQPTYKKLHPRGPKSNYAWRLYGLDRAMLAGIDDVGIGALFGLYNWKYEVMGLIYHTIHLEERFGVGPHTISFPRIEPALGSELSYNPPAKVSDDDFKKLVAIIRLAVPYTGMILTAREPAHLRKEVLKMGVSQIDGGSSIGIGSYSQSDPEKIRKSQFILGDNRSLEEVIYDLLQEGYIPSFCTACYRMGRTGEHFMEFAIPGFVKRFCTPNALFTLKEYLNDYASEQTKTLGNKLIQEEIEKINNKELVIKYLERIERGERDVRF